The Juglans regia cultivar Chandler chromosome 2, Walnut 2.0, whole genome shotgun sequence genome includes a window with the following:
- the LOC109000197 gene encoding cyclic dof factor 3-like, producing the protein MPTERSDPPKPEEKPRAFFPFHLPCLLPQKMQENKDPAITLFGKKIPLPSEGETPALAGEDMSATAREKERCSGVGEEEEEEEDSEKDSPSTKDTKMMKQDNDPALNTEDQINSETLLDASVNPKTPSIEEENAIEKPAKTEKDQSDTNNSQEKTLKKPDKILPCPRCKSMDTKFCYYNNYNVNQPRHFCKACQRYWTAGGTMRNVPVGAGRRKNKNSASHYRHITISDALQAARIDAPNGDHYPTLKSNGRVLSFGLDAPICDSMASVLNLGEKQVMDCTRNGFHSLEESRTPVPCKGRENGDDCSSGSSVTVSNSMEEGGKHRPSEPFVQSINGFPPQVPCLPGVPWPYPWNSAVPPPALCPPGFPMPFYPAAYWNCGVPGTWGIPWLSPQSSPNQKSPSSGQNSPTLGKHSRDSDMLKSDNSEKEPSKRKTGSVLVPKILRIDDPSEAAKSSIWATLGIKNESNIGGGMFKAFKSKSDEKNHVAELSPVLRANPAALSRSLNFHEIS; encoded by the exons ATGCCAACTGAGAGATCAGACCCTCCCAAACCCGAAGAAAAACCTCGCGCGTTTTTTCCTTTCCACCTCCCCTGTTTGCTTCCCcagaaaatgcaagaaaataaagacCCTGCCATCACGCTCTTCGGCAAGAAAATTCCCTTGCCTTCTGAGGGCGAGACTCCGGCCCTCGCTGGAGAAGACATGTCGGCGACTGCTCGAGAGAAGGAAAGGTGTAGCGGagtaggagaagaagaagaagaagaagaagactcaGAGAAG GATTCACCATCAACGAAAGACACTAAGATGATGAAACAAGACAATGATCCAGCGCTGAACACAGAAGATCAGATAAATTCAGAAACATTGCTGGATGCTAGTGTGAATCCTAAAACACCCTCTATTGAGGAAGAAAATGCAATAGAAAAACCTGCCAAGACTGAGAAAGATCAGAGTGATACAAACAACTCTCAAGAGAAAACCTTGAAGAAGCCAGATAAAATTCTCCCATGCCCTCGCTGCAAAAGCATGGACACAAAATTCTGTTACTATAATAATTACAATGTCAATCAGCCTCGGCATTTCTGCAAAGCATGTCAAAGATACTGGACTGCTGGTGGTACCATGAGGAATGTGCCAGTAGGAGCCGGACGCCGCAAGAACAAGAACTCTGCCTCACATTATCGTCATATCACCATCTCAGATGCTCTCCAAGCTGCTAGAATTGATGCTCCAAATGGAGATCACTACCCCACGCTGAAAAGCAATGGTAGAGTCCTCAGCTTTGGCTTAGATGCACCCATCTGTGACTCCATGGCTTCTGTTTTGAATCTTGGGGAGAAGCAGGTGATGGACTGTACCCGGAATGGATTTCATAGTCTTGAGGAATCAAGAACTCCAGTTCCTTGCAAAGGTAGAGAAAATGGGGATGATTGCTCAAGCGGATCTTCTGTTACCGTTTCAAATTCAATGGAGGAAGGAGGCAAACACCGCCCTTCAGAACCATTTGTGCAAAGCATTAATGGTTTCCCTCCTCAAGTTCCATGCCTCCCCGGTGTTCCTTGGCCTTATCCATGGAATTCTGCAGTTCCCCCACCAGCTCTCTGCCCTCCTGGATTTCCTATGCCATTCTATCCAGCAGCTTATTGGAACTGTGGTGTCCCTGGCACTTGGGGCATCCCTTGGCTGTCTCCACAATCTTCTCCTAATCAGAAGTCTCCAAGCTCTGGACAAAATTCTCCGACATTGGGGAAGCACTCAAGAGATAGTGACATGCTTAAATCAGACAACTCAGAGAAAGAGCCATCAAAACGGAAAACCGGATCTGTTTTGGTTCCTAAAATTTTGAGGATTGATGACCCAAGTGAAGCTGCAAAGAGTTCTATATGGGCAACGCTTGGAATCAAGAATGAATCTAACATTGGGGGAGGAATGTTCAAGGCCTTTAAATCAAAGAGTGATGAGAAGAACCACGTAGCTGAACTGTCTCCAGTGTTGCGGGCAAACCCCGCAGCCTTGTCTAGATCCCTCAACTTTCATGAGATCTCATGA